One Motacilla alba alba isolate MOTALB_02 chromosome 15, Motacilla_alba_V1.0_pri, whole genome shotgun sequence DNA segment encodes these proteins:
- the LOC119707327 gene encoding LOW QUALITY PROTEIN: somatomedin-B and thrombospondin type-1 domain-containing protein-like (The sequence of the model RefSeq protein was modified relative to this genomic sequence to represent the inferred CDS: substituted 1 base at 1 genomic stop codon), translating into MRGPLLWAGWLLATGCLLEATGSCRHRCCPGRNNACWAPGRARCYCDSYCQRTGDCCQDYLAMCRRAAVGCAVGPWGPWSGCSSQCGIGSRARSRQVTVPPRHGGDPCPDLKQRRGCLGQRPTCGTAKAALLPEVAKILPNSFSQGFGDPWRRAGLPLQEEPSGSPFPSYCGCFCLMQVGPLCRERAWSRRLQRDTQVCVECWGDLSHRHPHCTGCGLQGASXFSLIFPSRTFWVAASVVGCQGSWVQEGLQEGCVCSPPALILT; encoded by the exons ATGCGGGGCCCGCTGCTCTGGGcgggctggctgctggccaccggctgcctgctggaagcCACGGGCAGCTGCCGGCACCGCTGCTGCCCCGGCAGGAACAACGCCTGCTgggccccgggccgggctcgcTGCTACTGCGACTCGTACTGCCAGCGGACGGGAGACTGCTGCCAGGACTACCTCGCCATGTGCCGCCGTGCCG cggtgggctgtgctgtggggccCTGGGGGCCGTGGAGCgggtgcagctcccagtgcGGGATTGGCAGCAGGGCCCGCAGCCGCCAGGTCACTGTGCCGCCCCGGCACGGCGGGGATCCCTGTCCTGACCTCAAGCAGCGCCGCGGCTGCCTGGGGCAGCGCCCGACCTGCGGGACCGCCAAAG ctgctcttctgCCAGAGGTAGCCAAGATACTGCCCAACTCCTTCAGCCAGGGCTTCGGAGATCCCTGGCGAAGAGCTGGGCTGCCACTGCAGGAGGAACCCTCTGG ctcccccttccccagctaCTGCGGCTGTTTCTGCCTGATGCAGGTGGGTCCCCTGTGCCGCGAGCGCGCCTGGAGCCGCCGGCTGCAGCGGGACACGCAGGTGTGTGTGGAATGCTGGGGGGATCTGTCCCACCGCCATCCCCACTGCACTGGATGTGGGCTGCAAGGAGCCAGCTAG TTCTCACTGATTTTCCCTTCCAGGACATTTTGGGTGGCTGCTTCTGTGGTGGGGTGCCAGGGCTCGTGGGTGCAGGAGGgcctgcaggagggctgtgtCTGCTCCCCACCAGCTCTCATCCTCACATAG
- the SLC25A1 gene encoding tricarboxylate transport protein, mitochondrial isoform X2, translated as MFEFLSNQMRDEQGRLDSTRGLICGLGAGVAEAVAVVCPMETVKVKFIHDQTSPNPKYRGFFHGVREIVREQGLKGTYQGLTATVLKQGSNQAIRFFVMTSLRNWYKGDNPNKVMNPFVTGVFGALAGAASVFGNTPLDVVKTRMQGLEAHKYKNTWDCAYQIMKHEGPLAFYKGTVPRLGRVCLDVAIVFIIYDEVVKFLNKVWKTD; from the exons ATGTTCGAGTTCCTCAGCAACCAGATGAGAGACGAGCAAGGGCGGCTGGACAGCACGCGGGGCCTCATCTGCGGGTTAGGGGCTGGTGTGGCTGAGGCTGTGGCCGTGGTCTGCCCCATGGAGACTGTGAAG GTGAAGTTTATCCATGACCAGACCTCTCCCAACCCCAAATACCGTGGTTTCTTCCATGGCGTCCGGGAGATCGTTCGGGAACAGG GACTGAAGGGGACCTACCAGGGCTTAACTGCAACTGTCCTCAAGCAAGGATCAAACCAGGCCATCCGCTTCTTCGTCATGACCTCCCTCAGGAACTGGTACAAAG GGGACAATCCCAACAAGGTCATGAACCCCTTTGTAACAGGGGTTTTTGGAGCCCTTGCTGGAGCTGCGAGTGTCTTCGGCAACACCCCCTTGGATGTGGTGAAGACCAGGATGCAG ggGCTGGAAGCGCACAAGTACAAGAACACCTGGGACTGCGCCTACCAGATCATGAAACACGAAGGGCCCCTGGC GTTTTACAAGGGTACAGTGCCTCGCTTGGGCCGTGTGTGTCTTGATGTGGCCATTGTCTTCATCATCTACGATGAGGTGGTCAAATTCCTCAACAAGGTGTGGAAAACGGACTGA
- the SLC25A1 gene encoding tricarboxylate transport protein, mitochondrial isoform X1: MPAPAAPRSLAAAAPAEKAKLTHPGKAILAGGLAGGIEICITFPTEYVKTQLQLDEKANPPRYKGIGDCVKQTVRDHGIRGLYRGLSSLLYGSIPKAAVRFGMFEFLSNQMRDEQGRLDSTRGLICGLGAGVAEAVAVVCPMETVKVKFIHDQTSPNPKYRGFFHGVREIVREQGLKGTYQGLTATVLKQGSNQAIRFFVMTSLRNWYKGDNPNKVMNPFVTGVFGALAGAASVFGNTPLDVVKTRMQGLEAHKYKNTWDCAYQIMKHEGPLAFYKGTVPRLGRVCLDVAIVFIIYDEVVKFLNKVWKTD; encoded by the exons GTGGCCTGGCTGGAGGGATCGAGATCTGCATCACGTTCCCCACCGAGTATGTGAAGAcgcagctgcagctggatgaGAAGGCAAACCCTCCCCGCTACAAGGGCATTG GGGACTGTGTGAAGCAGACTGTCCGTGACCATGGCATCCGGGGGCTGTACCGGGGGCTCAGCTCGCTGTTGTACGGCTCCATCCCCAAGGCTGCCGTCAG GTTCGGGATGTTCGAGTTCCTCAGCAACCAGATGAGAGACGAGCAAGGGCGGCTGGACAGCACGCGGGGCCTCATCTGCGGGTTAGGGGCTGGTGTGGCTGAGGCTGTGGCCGTGGTCTGCCCCATGGAGACTGTGAAG GTGAAGTTTATCCATGACCAGACCTCTCCCAACCCCAAATACCGTGGTTTCTTCCATGGCGTCCGGGAGATCGTTCGGGAACAGG GACTGAAGGGGACCTACCAGGGCTTAACTGCAACTGTCCTCAAGCAAGGATCAAACCAGGCCATCCGCTTCTTCGTCATGACCTCCCTCAGGAACTGGTACAAAG GGGACAATCCCAACAAGGTCATGAACCCCTTTGTAACAGGGGTTTTTGGAGCCCTTGCTGGAGCTGCGAGTGTCTTCGGCAACACCCCCTTGGATGTGGTGAAGACCAGGATGCAG ggGCTGGAAGCGCACAAGTACAAGAACACCTGGGACTGCGCCTACCAGATCATGAAACACGAAGGGCCCCTGGC GTTTTACAAGGGTACAGTGCCTCGCTTGGGCCGTGTGTGTCTTGATGTGGCCATTGTCTTCATCATCTACGATGAGGTGGTCAAATTCCTCAACAAGGTGTGGAAAACGGACTGA